From one Brevibacterium sp. 'Marine' genomic stretch:
- a CDS encoding NAD-dependent succinate-semialdehyde dehydrogenase has protein sequence MTTTYRVTDPATGQVAEEFPTATDAEILAALDRSATTFDEWSRTTVAERAALLTRVSEIYAERAEELAEVIKLEMGKSVPEGKGEVQLSSMIYKYFADNAEAFMADEPLRGPKDATAMIRRKPVGSLLGIMPWNFPYYQVARFAAPNLALGNTILLKHAPQCPRSAQIMEEIFIEAGLPAGAYINIYASNEQVADIILPDPRNHGVSLTGSERAGAAVAAEAGKNLKKVVLELGGSDPYILLDTDDVQKSAKTFFNTRMGNTGQACNSPKRMIVMDDIYDDFVSSITEAAKKNTPAVPGEEGSRLSPLSSVAAADRFVEQVQDTVSEGATLLAGGKKYDGGGAYVEPVVLTDVQKGMRGYYEELFGPAVIVYKVSSEEEAVELANDTPFGLGAAVFSTDIARAERVGDQIDSGMVFLNAPEGTREFLPFGGVKRSGVGRELGPLAMDEFVNKQLVYKQS, from the coding sequence ATGACCACCACGTATCGCGTGACCGACCCGGCGACCGGCCAGGTCGCCGAAGAATTCCCCACCGCCACCGATGCCGAGATCCTTGCCGCCCTCGACCGTTCGGCGACGACATTCGACGAGTGGAGCAGGACCACGGTGGCCGAGCGCGCCGCACTGCTGACCCGCGTGTCCGAGATCTACGCCGAACGCGCCGAAGAGCTCGCCGAGGTCATCAAGCTCGAAATGGGCAAATCCGTGCCCGAAGGCAAGGGCGAAGTCCAGCTGAGCTCGATGATCTACAAGTACTTCGCCGACAACGCCGAAGCCTTCATGGCCGACGAACCCCTGCGCGGCCCCAAGGACGCCACCGCCATGATCCGCCGCAAGCCCGTCGGCTCGCTGCTGGGCATCATGCCCTGGAACTTCCCCTATTACCAGGTCGCCCGCTTCGCCGCCCCGAACCTGGCCCTGGGCAACACCATCCTGCTCAAGCACGCCCCGCAGTGCCCCCGCTCGGCACAGATCATGGAAGAGATCTTCATCGAGGCCGGACTGCCCGCAGGCGCCTACATCAACATCTACGCCAGCAACGAGCAGGTCGCCGACATCATCCTGCCCGACCCGCGCAACCACGGTGTGTCCCTGACCGGATCCGAACGCGCCGGTGCCGCCGTCGCCGCCGAGGCCGGCAAGAACCTCAAGAAGGTCGTGCTCGAACTCGGCGGATCCGACCCGTATATCCTGCTCGACACGGACGACGTCCAGAAGTCCGCGAAGACGTTCTTCAACACCCGCATGGGCAACACCGGCCAGGCCTGCAACTCGCCCAAGCGGATGATCGTCATGGACGACATCTACGACGACTTCGTCTCCTCCATCACCGAGGCGGCCAAGAAGAACACCCCCGCCGTTCCCGGCGAGGAGGGCTCCCGTCTGTCCCCGCTGTCGTCGGTGGCCGCCGCCGACCGCTTCGTCGAGCAGGTCCAGGACACCGTCAGCGAGGGCGCGACCCTGCTGGCCGGCGGCAAGAAGTACGACGGCGGCGGCGCCTATGTCGAACCCGTCGTCCTCACCGATGTGCAGAAGGGCATGCGCGGATACTACGAAGAGCTCTTCGGCCCCGCCGTCATCGTCTACAAGGTCAGCAGCGAAGAGGAGGCCGTCGAACTCGCCAACGACACCCCCTTCGGTCTGGGTGCCGCTGTGTTCTCAACCGATATCGCCCGTGCCGAACGCGTCGGAGACCAGATCGATTCCGGCATGGTCTTCCTCAACGCTCCGGAGGGAACACGCGAGTTCCTGCCCTTCGGCGGAGTCAAGCGCTCCGGCGTCGGCCGGGAGCTCGGACCGCTGGCGATGGACGAATTCGTCAACAAGCAGCTCGTGTACAAACAGAGCTGA
- the aztD gene encoding zinc metallochaperone AztD produces MKRHMLGSAVVASALLLTGCQAGDDATDYDAVGQDERTAGSEEDTDETGHAQELAAAQPRIVTTYDGGILTLDATTLDVIDDTKLEGFNRLNPVGDGRHLMVSVAEGFRLFDAGVWTQPHGDHTHSYAADPQLTDTVFDTELPGHVVNHGETTVLFGDGDGKIQTFDTEDFSDGDPQPEVTEAAEPHHGVAVKLADGSMLRTVGTEDERSGAQVVDDSGKEIASSDDCPGVHGEAAAKDEVIALGCEDGILLYKEGKFEKIDAPDSFGRIGNQSGSDESQYILGDYKVDEDAELERPERVSVTDTETGKLSLVDLGASYSFRSLGRGPDGEGVVLTTDGTLKIIDPATASVTEEYPVIDEWEEPVEWQQARPTLFVQGEVAYVSDPAEKTIHIVDLESGEVMAEGSLPHAPNELTGVTG; encoded by the coding sequence ATGAAACGACACATGCTCGGATCGGCGGTGGTCGCCTCGGCGCTGCTGCTCACCGGCTGCCAGGCCGGCGACGACGCCACCGACTACGACGCGGTCGGTCAGGACGAGAGGACCGCCGGCTCGGAAGAAGACACGGACGAGACAGGGCACGCCCAGGAACTCGCCGCCGCGCAGCCGCGGATCGTGACCACCTACGACGGCGGGATCCTCACCCTTGACGCGACGACCCTCGACGTCATCGACGATACGAAGCTCGAGGGCTTCAACCGCCTCAATCCCGTCGGCGACGGCCGCCACCTCATGGTCTCCGTCGCCGAGGGATTCCGGCTCTTCGACGCCGGAGTCTGGACCCAGCCCCATGGCGACCACACCCACAGCTACGCCGCCGACCCGCAGCTCACCGACACCGTCTTCGACACCGAACTGCCCGGACACGTCGTCAACCACGGCGAGACCACCGTGCTCTTCGGCGACGGCGACGGCAAGATCCAGACCTTCGACACCGAGGACTTCTCCGACGGCGACCCGCAACCCGAGGTCACCGAAGCCGCAGAACCCCATCACGGAGTCGCCGTGAAGCTCGCCGACGGGTCGATGCTGCGCACGGTCGGCACCGAGGACGAACGTTCGGGCGCCCAGGTCGTCGACGATTCCGGCAAGGAGATCGCCAGCAGCGACGACTGCCCCGGGGTCCACGGCGAAGCCGCCGCGAAGGACGAGGTCATCGCGCTCGGCTGCGAGGACGGAATCCTGCTGTACAAGGAGGGCAAGTTCGAGAAGATCGATGCCCCCGATTCCTTCGGTCGCATCGGCAATCAGTCCGGAAGCGATGAATCGCAGTACATCCTCGGCGATTACAAAGTCGACGAAGACGCCGAGCTCGAACGTCCCGAACGGGTGAGCGTCACGGATACGGAGACCGGCAAGCTCTCGCTCGTCGACCTCGGCGCCTCGTACAGCTTCCGGTCGCTCGGCCGCGGACCCGACGGGGAAGGCGTCGTCCTGACCACGGACGGCACTCTGAAGATCATCGACCCCGCCACCGCCTCGGTGACGGAGGAATACCCGGTCATCGACGAATGGGAAGAGCCCGTCGAATGGCAGCAGGCCCGCCCGACGCTCTTCGTCCAAGGCGAGGTCGCCTATGTCAGCGATCCGGCGGAGAAGACGATCCACATCGTCGACCTCGAATCCGGTGAGGTGATGGCCGAGGGTTCGCTGCCGCACGCACCGAACGAACTCACCGGCGTCACCGGCTGA
- a CDS encoding nuclear transport factor 2 family protein encodes MASVTELVKRYYSTVDAGDAGATSALFAADASYDRPGYPTMVGQQITDFYHGERVIESGAHSLQEILVDGDRASSRGVFSGRLRDGSETSVGFADFFLFDTEGLIAERTTYFYQAAV; translated from the coding sequence ATGGCCAGTGTGACTGAACTCGTGAAGCGCTACTACTCCACCGTCGACGCCGGAGATGCGGGCGCCACCTCGGCGCTGTTCGCCGCCGACGCCAGCTACGATCGGCCCGGCTATCCGACGATGGTCGGCCAGCAGATCACTGATTTCTACCATGGTGAACGCGTCATCGAATCCGGTGCGCATTCGCTGCAGGAGATCCTCGTCGACGGCGATCGGGCGTCCAGTCGCGGTGTCTTCAGCGGTCGTCTCAGGGACGGATCCGAGACCTCGGTGGGATTCGCGGACTTCTTCCTCTTCGACACCGAGGGCCTCATCGCCGAGCGCACCACGTACTTCTACCAAGCAGCGGTCTGA